A single region of the Oncorhynchus keta strain PuntledgeMale-10-30-2019 unplaced genomic scaffold, Oket_V2 Un_contig_30213_pilon_pilon, whole genome shotgun sequence genome encodes:
- the LOC118380839 gene encoding butyrophilin subfamily 2 member A2-like — VGSKPVVSIEGHREGGMGLLCETEGWHPEPELVWLDSKGVHLSAGPPETHRDLDGFYTVKRHVIVQETDTNHFTCRVQQSRINEKMETEIHLPIVGSKPFVSIVGHREGGMGLLCESEGWHPEPELVWLDSKGVNLSAGPPEIHRDFKGFYTVKQHVIVQETDTNRFTCRVQQSRINEKMETEIHLPSELFDYATPLRMTFIVLCCLGAITVTGLSLAIYCICNKKDDLKKERNELWEQKCDLCNQNYELCEQKYYLTENRDDLRKEKEILTSQLDFETIRRHAGVFYTL, encoded by the exons ctGTAGGATCCAAGCCAGTGGTGTCCATcgagggacacagagagggagggatgggtctGCTGTGTGAAACAGAAGGCTGGCACCCTGAGCCTGAGCTGGTGTGGCTGGACAGTAAAGGAGTCCATCTCTCTGCTGGTCCTcctgagacacacagagacttaGATGGATTCTACACAGTCAAACGACATGTCATTGTCCAGGAGACTGACACCAACCACTTTACCTGCAGAGTCCAACAGAGCAGGATCAATGagaagatggagacagagattCACCTCCCTA ttgtAGGATCCAAGCCATTTGTGTCCATTGtgggacacagagagggagggatgggtctGCTGTGTGAATCAGAAGGCTGGCACCCTGAGCCTGAGCTGGTGTGGCTGGACAGTAAAGGAGTCAATCTCTCTGCTGGTCCTCCTGAGATACACAGAGACTTCAAGGGATTCTACACAGTCAAACAACATGTCATTGTCCAGGAGACTGACACCAACCGCTTTACCTGCAGAGTCCAACAGAGTAGGATCAATGAGAAGATGGAGACGGAGATTCACCTCCCTA gtGAGTTGTTTGATTACGCAACCCCATTGAGAATGACCTTCATTGTGTTATGCTGTCTGGGAGCCATCACTGTGACTGGGTTATCTCTGGCTATCTACTGCATATGCAATAAAAAAG ATGACCTCAAGAAGGAGAGGA ATGAACTCTGGGAGCAGAAAT GTGACCTCTGTAACCAGAATT ATGAACTCTGTGAGCAGAAAT ATTACCTCACTGAGAATCGAG ATGACCTCAGGAAGGAGAAGG